In the genome of Geoanaerobacter pelophilus, the window CAACCCTAGCATATTTACGCTTTGAACCACCCAGCACTTTTATGCAGAAGAGCTTCTTAGCTCCAGAGTTGTCTGCTACATCGAGAATAGTCTGCATCTGTATCATGAAAGAACTCCTATCCTACTGAACCGATGAAATAATCTGGCGTACCTTCCAGCACTTGTCTTTGCTTAATGGCCGAGACTCAACAATAACTACTCTGTCGCCGACCTTGCAATTATTGAGCTCATCATGAGCTTTATATTTTGCAGTCCGTCTAATATATTTACTGTAGACAGGGTGTTTAACCATTCGATCCACCTTGACTACTACAGTCTTATCCATCTTATCGCTTACAACGATACCAATCTGGGTTTTCCTATTGCCACGCTGATTCATTGTTACCCTCTCTCTACCCTAGTTTCATGGATCAATGTCTTCACACGAGCTATATCTTTTCTGAGCGCAGTCAATTTTGCTGTATTTTCCAGCCGACCGGTATGAAGTTGAAAGCTTAGGTTAAAGAGCTCCTTATCCAGCTCCTTATCTTTAGCTAGGAGTTCATTTATATCGAGATTTCTCAATTCACTAGCCTTCATGAGCTTCCTCCCTGGACACAAATTTCGTAGGTACGGAAAGCTTGTGGGCTGCCAATCTAAATGCCTCTCTAGCTATTTCCTCAGTCACGCCTTCCATTTCGTAGAGAATTCTTCCTGGCTTGATCACGCAAACCCATGAATCAGGAGAACCTTTACCTTTACCCATTCGTGTTTCTGCAGGTTTTGCAGTAAGGGGTTTATCAGGAAAGACGCGGATCCAGATTTTACCGCCCCTTTTAATGTATCGTGTCATTGCAATACGAGCTGCTTCAATTTGTCGGGAATCAAGCCAGCAACACTCGGTAGCCTGAAGCCCGTATTCTCCGAAGGAGATAACCGCACCCCTACCTGCAGCACCGGTCATGCGTCCCTTCATCTGTTTTCTATGTTTAACTCTCTTGGGCATTAACATCGCAACTACTCCTCATCCAATTCTTTTCAATTATCCAGGAAGAACTTCACCCTTGAAAATAAGGACCTTGACACCGATGATTCCATATGTTGTCTTAGCCTCAGCAAAACCATAATCTATGTCAGCGCGAAGAGTATGCAGAGGCACGCGGCCTTCTCGGTACCATTCTGTTCTTGACATCTCAGCACCACCAAGACGTCCGGAACAAGTAATTCGTATCCCTTTTGCACCAAACTTGAGAGCTGATGTAACGCTCTTCTTCATCGCTCGACGAAATGCAATCCGTCTCTCAAGCTGCATTGCAACATTCTCCGCAACAAGTTGAGCATCCAGTTCAGGCTTTCTAACTTCCTGTATATTTAAATAGATCTCAGTGTCCGTTAGCTTGGCAAGGTCTTTCTTAAGAGTCTCAACTTCTGACCCTTTCTTGCCAATAATAAGACCAGGTCTAGCCGTGAAGATATTGATCTTTGCCTTGTTTGCAGCACGTTCAATCTCAATCTTCGAAACGCCCGAATTATAAAGCCGCTTTTTTAAGAAGGCCCGAAGCTTGAGATCTTCATGAAGCAGCTTTGCATAATCTGCACTCGCATACCAACGCGAATCCCAAGTCTTAATGACGCCCAGCCTGAAACTGACCGGATTGACTTTCTGTCCCAAACTACACCTCCACCGTCTATGGTTATTTCGTGTCAGCCAGAACCACAGAAATGTGGCTGGTCGGTTTTCTTATTTTACTTGCTCTTCCCATTGCCCGAGGAAGAAATCGCTTCAATACAGAGCCACCATCTACCGAGATTGCCTTAACGTAAAGCTTATCTACGTCTGAAACGCCTTTCTGCTCGGCATTAGCAACTGCAGAGGAAAGAAGCTTGGAAATCACCTTAGCTGAGGGTTGTGGAGAAAATTTCAGTATTGTCAATGCATTCTGTACTGATTTACCACGAACCATGTCTGCTACTAACCTCGACTTACGAGGTGACATACGAATCGAATATAATTTGGCACGCGCTTCCATGCAAAACTCCTTTACGGTTTACTTCTTCTTCAGCTTACTTTTCTTGTCTGCTGCGTGGCCATGAAAAGTTCTGGTAGGAGCAAACTCACCCAGTTTATGTCCAACCATATTTTCTGTTACAAAAACAGGGATGAACTTTTTGCCATTATGTACAGCGAACGTAAGTCCGATGAAGTCAGGAATTATTGTCGATCGCCTCGACCATGTCTTGATGACTTTTTTTGAGTTAGCACCTTCTGCTTGAGCCTTGTCTACCACATGCTGATCTACAAAAGGGCCTTTTTTAATTGAGCGTGCCATCTAATTATCCTCTAACAGATTTATTTAGTACGCGGTTTAACAATAAAACGCGAAGAGGTCTTGTTAGTCCTGGTTTTATAACCCTTAGTGGGGATACCCCATGGGGTTACTGGATGTCGACCACCGGAAGTCCGACCTTCACCACCACCATGCGGATGGTCTACCGGGTTCATTGCAACACCACGAACTTTCGGTCGCTTGCCAAGCCAGCGTGAACGCCCAGCTTTCCCAATATTTACATTCTCATGGTCAATATTGCCTACCTGGCCAATGGTTGCAGTGCAATCAACAAGAACCATACGCACTTCACCGGAGGGGAGTTTTATTTGAGCATACTTCCCTTCTTTGGCCATAAGTTGCGCAAAGGTTCCTGCGCTTCTGGCAAGTTGTCCGCCCTTTCCTATCTTCAACTCGATGTTATGAATGATAGTACCAAGCGGAATTGCTTTCAATGGAAGCGTATTGCCCGGCTTGATGTCCGCACTGGGACTAGCGATAACAGTATCACCAACCTTCAGATCAAGAGGAGCAAGGATATAGCGCTTTTCGCCGTCAACGTAATTCAGCAGAGCAATCCGTGCACTTCTATTGGGGTCGTACTCAATCGATGCGACTTTTGCCGGTATTTCAGTCTTATCGCGCCTAAAGTCGATAATCCTGTATTTTTGCTTATGACCACCACCAATATGTCTGGAGGTTATGCGACCATAGCTGTTACGCCCACCTGACTTCTTAAGAGTCTCTAAAAGAGACTTCTCAGGAGTTGTGCAGGTTATCTCTTCGAAGGTGGAGCAGGTCTGATGCCTGCGTCCTGCCGATGTTGGTTTATAGCTTTTTATTCCCATCGTTACAGCTCCACGATAAACGAATTAAATTTCAAAGAAATCGATATTGCTACCCTCTTGGAGGGTTACATATGCCTTTTTCCAGTTAGAACGCTTTCCAATTGTCTTGCCTGACCTTTTCAGCTTTCCTGCCACCGTTGATGTTCTGACCGAATCAACCCGAACATTAAACAGTTTTTCAGCAGCTGTTTTGATCTCAATCTTGTTTGCATTTCGATCCACAACAAATGCAACAACATTATTAGTATCTTTTGCTATAGTCGATTTTTCTGTAACAAGCGGCTTTTTGATTACGTCATAGATATTCATGACTGCAACGCTCCTTCAACCTTTGCCACAGCTTCACGGCTAAGGATTACGTTCTTGTACTTCATTATGTCAAAGATGTTGAGGCCTTCTGCGTGCAATATCTTTATATCCTTGATGTTTCTTGCAGAAAGCAGTATTTCACGATTATCAACATCACCATCTACTACCAGCAGTGCCTTAGTCAGTTCAAACCGATTCAACACAGAAGCAAAACTCTTGGTAGAGATTTCTCCTAGTTTATAGGAATCCATGACAGTAAGCCTGTTATCCTTGTACACAAGTGACAATGCGGAACGAAGAGCGGCTTTACGAGCCTTCTTATTCATAGACAAGTTGTAGGTTTTAGGCTGAGGCCCAAAAGCTACGCCACCACCAGGATATTGAGGAGCTCGCGAGCACCCTTGACGAGCATTACCAGTGCCCTTCTGACGAAAAGGCTTTTTGCCACCACCAGAAACCTCTGAGCGGTTTTTTGTAGCTACTGTGCCGGCTCTTCTGTTGGCAAGCTGAATTTTTACGGCTTCATGAATGAGGTATTCTTTAACCTCACCATTAAAGATTTCATCATTTAGCTCAATATCACTGACCTTTTTACGGTCCAGATCGTACACTGCAATTGTTGCCATACCTGATCTCCAGAATATTGCTTGGTTACTTAAGCCTTTATGCTTGGCTTCAAAATAACCAGCCCATTAGTTGCGCCCGGGACGGCGCCTTTAATCAGAAGAATATTTTCCGATGAATCCACTCTGACAACTTGAAGCCGCTGGATTGTCGTGCGAACATTACCAAGTTGACCCGGCATTTTCTTATTTTTGAATACCCTTGACGGGGTCGCGGAACAGCCGATTGAGCCAGGTGCCCTGTGGAATCTTGATCCATGTGACGATCGTCCGCCTTTGAATCCCCAGCGCTTGATTACCCCCTGAAAACCCTTACCAATGCTGGTGCCAGTAATATCGACAAAATCTCCTGCCTGGAACTGATCAACTCCAAGCTGATCACCGATATTATACTGGTCGACATCTTCCACACGAAACTCACGAAGATGAGTAAAGACGCCTTTCCCGGCAGACTTACAGTGTCCGACCAATGGCTTGGACGCTTTGGCAGCTTCTCCGCTGCTAAAACCAACCTGAATAGCAGAGTAGCCATCTTTCTCAACCGTCTTCTTCTGTATAACAACACAAGGACCTGCTTCTACAACAGTGACCGGAATCCTCCGACCATCGTCTGCAAATATCTGTGTCATTCCAAGTTTTTTACCTAAAATTCCATTTTTCATAGCAAAGCTTCCTATCCTTGCAACGTACTTATAACTTTATTTCAACGTCAACGCCTGCAGACAAATCAAGTTTCATAAGAGCATCAACTGTTTGCTGCGTGGGATCAAGTATGTCGATCAGTCTTTTGTGAGTCCTTATTTCAAACTGCTCACGAGACTTCTTGTCAACATGAGGACCACGAAGTACGCAGT includes:
- the rplD gene encoding 50S ribosomal protein L4, which produces MATIAVYDLDRKKVSDIELNDEIFNGEVKEYLIHEAVKIQLANRRAGTVATKNRSEVSGGGKKPFRQKGTGNARQGCSRAPQYPGGGVAFGPQPKTYNLSMNKKARKAALRSALSLVYKDNRLTVMDSYKLGEISTKSFASVLNRFELTKALLVVDGDVDNREILLSARNIKDIKILHAEGLNIFDIMKYKNVILSREAVAKVEGALQS
- the rplC gene encoding 50S ribosomal protein L3 → MKNGILGKKLGMTQIFADDGRRIPVTVVEAGPCVVIQKKTVEKDGYSAIQVGFSSGEAAKASKPLVGHCKSAGKGVFTHLREFRVEDVDQYNIGDQLGVDQFQAGDFVDITGTSIGKGFQGVIKRWGFKGGRSSHGSRFHRAPGSIGCSATPSRVFKNKKMPGQLGNVRTTIQRLQVVRVDSSENILLIKGAVPGATNGLVILKPSIKA
- the rplP gene encoding 50S ribosomal protein L16; amino-acid sequence: MLMPKRVKHRKQMKGRMTGAAGRGAVISFGEYGLQATECCWLDSRQIEAARIAMTRYIKRGGKIWIRVFPDKPLTAKPAETRMGKGKGSPDSWVCVIKPGRILYEMEGVTEEIAREAFRLAAHKLSVPTKFVSREEAHEG
- the rpsJ gene encoding 30S ribosomal protein S10, coding for MQSQKIRIRLKAYDHKLLDQSVGEIVDTAKRTGARVAGPIPLPTVINKYCVLRGPHVDKKSREQFEIRTHKRLIDILDPTQQTVDALMKLDLSAGVDVEIKL
- the rplB gene encoding 50S ribosomal protein L2, which gives rise to MGIKSYKPTSAGRRHQTCSTFEEITCTTPEKSLLETLKKSGGRNSYGRITSRHIGGGHKQKYRIIDFRRDKTEIPAKVASIEYDPNRSARIALLNYVDGEKRYILAPLDLKVGDTVIASPSADIKPGNTLPLKAIPLGTIIHNIELKIGKGGQLARSAGTFAQLMAKEGKYAQIKLPSGEVRMVLVDCTATIGQVGNIDHENVNIGKAGRSRWLGKRPKVRGVAMNPVDHPHGGGEGRTSGGRHPVTPWGIPTKGYKTRTNKTSSRFIVKPRTK
- the rpmC gene encoding 50S ribosomal protein L29 codes for the protein MKASELRNLDINELLAKDKELDKELFNLSFQLHTGRLENTAKLTALRKDIARVKTLIHETRVERG
- a CDS encoding 50S ribosomal protein L23, coding for MNIYDVIKKPLVTEKSTIAKDTNNVVAFVVDRNANKIEIKTAAEKLFNVRVDSVRTSTVAGKLKRSGKTIGKRSNWKKAYVTLQEGSNIDFFEI
- the rplV gene encoding 50S ribosomal protein L22: MEARAKLYSIRMSPRKSRLVADMVRGKSVQNALTILKFSPQPSAKVISKLLSSAVANAEQKGVSDVDKLYVKAISVDGGSVLKRFLPRAMGRASKIRKPTSHISVVLADTK
- the rpsC gene encoding 30S ribosomal protein S3; the encoded protein is MGQKVNPVSFRLGVIKTWDSRWYASADYAKLLHEDLKLRAFLKKRLYNSGVSKIEIERAANKAKINIFTARPGLIIGKKGSEVETLKKDLAKLTDTEIYLNIQEVRKPELDAQLVAENVAMQLERRIAFRRAMKKSVTSALKFGAKGIRITCSGRLGGAEMSRTEWYREGRVPLHTLRADIDYGFAEAKTTYGIIGVKVLIFKGEVLPG
- the rpsS gene encoding 30S ribosomal protein S19 encodes the protein MARSIKKGPFVDQHVVDKAQAEGANSKKVIKTWSRRSTIIPDFIGLTFAVHNGKKFIPVFVTENMVGHKLGEFAPTRTFHGHAADKKSKLKKK
- the rpsQ gene encoding 30S ribosomal protein S17, producing the protein MNQRGNRKTQIGIVVSDKMDKTVVVKVDRMVKHPVYSKYIRRTAKYKAHDELNNCKVGDRVVIVESRPLSKDKCWKVRQIISSVQ